One Vigna unguiculata cultivar IT97K-499-35 chromosome 7, ASM411807v1, whole genome shotgun sequence genomic region harbors:
- the LOC114192253 gene encoding protein CHAPERONE-LIKE PROTEIN OF POR1, chloroplastic: MASTLSLRPDRLSPGSVFLRPPVRPLLHKPIAAEPWRAAPPRIQCRRRTVAPVHAGSRADDSAPFEMSVENALKLLGVSEGASFDDILRAKNAILANCKDDQDAVAQVEAAYDMLLMQSLTQRRAGKVANSSVRYADVKRVKPPTTGSMPQWLKNSPVSVESPSTSDLGLQAGVYGALMGLTYLNGASTPVAAYAGADVPGLLLAGSFGASLYFMTKKNVKLGKATVITIGGLVAGAVVGSAVENWLQVDIVPFLGIHSPAAVVSEIIIISQFLVSLYLR, translated from the exons ATGGCATCCACTCTCTCCCTCCGGCCCGACCGACTCTCGCCCGGTTCAGTCTTCCTCAGACCGCCGGTCCGCCCTCTCCTGCACAAACCAATCGCGGCCGAACCGTGGCGCGCCGCACCGCCGCGGATACAGTGCCGGCGCAGGACGGTGGCGCCGGTCCACGCCGGCTCTCGCGCCGATGACTCCGCGCCGTTCGAGATGTCCGTGGAGAACGCGCTAAAGCTGCTGGGCGTGTCGGAGGGCGCGTCCTTCGATGACATACTCCGCGCAAAAAACGCCATCCTCGCCAATTGCAAAGATGACCAAGATGCCGTTGCTCAG GTTGAGGCTGCATATGACATGTTGCTTATGCAGAGCCTAACTCAGAGGAGGGCAGGGAAAGTAGCAAACAGTAGTGTTCGTTATGCTGATGTCAAGCGTGTTAAGCCCCCAACAACCGGATCGATGCCGCAGTGGTTGAAGAATTCACCTGTGTCAGTTGAGTCACCTTCCACCAGTGATCTCGGTTTACAAGCTGGAGTGTATGGTGCATTGATGGGTTTAACCTATCTTAATGGGGCTTCTACACCCGTTGCAGCTTATGCTGGGGCTGATGTTCCTGGACTACTCTTGGCTGGTAGCTTTGGTGCTTCCCTGTACTTTATGACCAAAAAGAATGTTAAGTTAG GGAAGGCCACTGTGATAACCATAGGCGGCCTCGTAGCTGGCGCTGTTGTAGGGTCAGCGGTAGAGAACTGGTTGCAGGTAGATATTGTCCCATTCCTGGGTATACACTCCCCTGCTGCTGTTGTTAGTGAAATCATTATTATATCTCAATTCTTGGTTTCTCTGTACCTAAGGTAA
- the LOC114192252 gene encoding V-type proton ATPase subunit B 1 — MGVAQNVHDTEEGTLEIGMEYRTVSGVAGPLVILDKVKGPKFQEIVNIRLGDGTTRRGQVLEVDGEKAVVQVFEGTSGIDNKFTTVQFTGEVLKTPVSLDMLGRIFNGSGKPIDNGPPILPEAYLDISGSSINPSERTYPEEMIQTGISTIDVMNSIARGQKIPLFSAAGLPHNEIAAQICRQAGLVKRLEKSDNLLESGGEEDNFAIVFAAMGVNMETAQFFKRDFEENGSMERVTLFLNLANDPTIERIITPRIALTTAEYLAYECGKHVLVILTDMSSYADALREVSAAREEVPGRRGYPGYMYTDLATIYERAGRIEGRKGSITQIPILTMPNDDITHPTPDLTGYITEGQIYIDRQLYNRQIYPPINVLPSLSRLMKSAIGEGMTRRDHADVSNQLYANYAIGKDVQAMKAVVGEEALSSEDLLYLEFLEKFERKFVAQGAYDTRNIFQSLDLAWTLLRIFPRELLHRIPAKTLDQYYSRDAGN; from the exons ATGGGCGTGGCTCAGAATGTTCACGATACGGAGGAGGGTACCTTGGAGATTGGAATGG AATACAGAACTGTATCTGGAGTTGCTGGACCATTGGTTATTCTTGACAAAGTTAAG GGACCCAAATTTCAAGAGATTGTTAATATTCGTTTAGGAGATGGAACTACTCGACGTGGACAAGTTCTAGAGGTTGATGGTGAAAAGGCTGTTGTTCAG GTATTTGAAGGTACATCTGGGATTGACAACAAATTTACAACAGTGCAATTTACTGGAGAG GTGTTAAAAACTCCTGTCTCACTAGATATGCTTGGGCGCATATTTAATGGTTCGGGAAAACCAATTGATAACGGTCCACCGATTTTACCTGAGGCATACCTAGATATTTCTG GAAGTTCTATCAATCCTAGTGAGAGAACCTATCCTGAGGAGATGATACAGACAGGAATATCTACAATTGATGTCATGAATTCTATTGCTAGAGGTCAAAAGATCCCTTTATTCTCAGCAGCTGGTCTCCCTCATAATGAAATTGCAGCACAGATATGTCGTCAGGCTGGCTTAGTCAAGCGACTTGAGAAATCTGATAATCTACTTGAG AGTGGAGGAGAAGAGGACAATTTTGCTATTGTTTTTGCAGCTATGGGAGTTAACATGGAGACTGCACAGTTTTTCAAACGTGACTTTGAGGAGAATGGGTCAATGGAGAGAGTGACTCTTTTCcttaatttg GCAAACGATCCTACAATTGAGCGAATTATCACTCCTCGTATTGCTCTCACTACTGCTGAATATTTGGCTTATGAATGTGGCAAGCACGTTCTTGTGATACTCACAGATATGAGTTCTTATGCTGATGCTCTTCGTGAG GTATCTGCTGCCCGAGAAGAAGTGCCAGGAAGACGTGGTTATCCTGGATACATGTATACAGATCTTGCAACAATTTATGAACGTGCTGGAAGAATTGAGGGGCGTAAAGGCTCTATTActcaaattccaattttaaccATGCCCAACGATG ATATTACGCACCCAACTCCTGATCTGACAGGATATATCACTGAGGGGCAGATATACATCGACAGGCAGCTGTATAACAGACAG ATATACCCACCAATCAATGTCCTCCCATCACTGTCTCGGTTGATGAAG AGTGCTATTGGTGAGGGAATGACCAGAAGGGATCATGCAGATGTTTCCAACCAG CTCTATGCAAATTATGCTATTGGAAAGGATGTTCAGGCAATGAAAGCAGTGGTTGGAGAAGAAGCACTTTCATCAGAGGACCTG TTGTATCTGGAATTTTTGGAGAAGTTTGAGAGAAAGTTTGTTGCCCAGGGAGCTTACGACACCCGTAATATATTCCAGTCACTAGATCTTGCGTGGACCTTGCTCCGGATTTTCCCTCGTGAACTTCTTCATCGTATACCAGCCAAGACTCTTGACCAGTATTACAGCCGAGATGCTGGTAATTGA
- the LOC114191444 gene encoding probable ubiquitin-conjugating enzyme E2 23, which translates to MSYMETGDSAAILAITTATLPLTVATVNCQLQWSLKWQGPSTSLHYSISCLIIRFFHLNCNDLLYFQVGPQAIYVVGRDDDDESIAAGSEVSDAASWETVNDDEMEVLEDSREDIQRENSSSVTSEAEESGENDFGRAAALSVPLAAFRFVTRLASGIFSRGPRNLDSIDMQIKSGHEHPSPVVNDESSSQRPIPINGDTSGNKNGRYEEVASDATETLEACETLHDLKKEDALASSDDGSCSLKHFDITQDPSDHYFIGANGQSNNRKWLKKVQQDWNILQNNLPEEIYVRVYEDRMDLLRAVIVGPYGTPYQDGLFFFDFHLPPEYPDVPPSAYYHSGGWRINPNLYEEGKVCLSLLNTWTGRGNEVWDPKSSSILQVLVSLQGLVLNSKPYFNEAGYDKQIGTAEGEKNSLSYNENTFLLNCKTMMYLMRKPPKDFEVLVKEHFRRRGHNILKACDAYMKGCLIGSLTRDASVSEKSGQNSTSVGFKLMLAKIVPKLFSSLSEVGADCEEFRHLKDL; encoded by the exons ATGTCGTACATGGAAACAGG AGACAGTGCTGCTATCCTAGCCATTACGACTGCTACTTTGCCTTTGACAGTTGCTACAGTGAACTGCCAGCTGCAATGGTCCTTGAAGTGGCAGGGACCTTCCACCTCGCTACACTATA GCATTTCATGTCTGATAATACGTTTTTTCCATTTGAACTGCAATGATTTACTTTACTTTCAGGTTGGACCCCAAGCAATCTATGTGGTTGGTCGAGACGATGATGATGAATCAATTGCTGCTGGGAGTGAAGTTAGTGATGCTGCAAGCTGGGAAACTGTTAATGATGATGAAATGGAAGTCCTTGAGGATTCCAGAGAg GATATTCAGAGGGAAAACTCAAGCAGTGTTACTTCTGAGGCAGAAGAAAGTGGAGAGAATGATTTTGGTAGGGCTGCTGCACTTTCTGTTCCCCTAGCAGCATTTCGGTTTGTCACTAGACTTGCCAGTGGAATATTCTCAAGGGGCCCAAGGAACTTGGATTCTATTGACATGCAGATAAAATCTGGGCATGAACATCCATCACCAGTAGTTAATGATGAGTCTAGTTCGCAGAGACCTATTCCCATTAATGGTGATACTTCGGGCAATAAGAATGGAAGATATGAGGAGGTTGCGTCGGACGCAACTGAAACTCTGGAAGCATGTGAGACCCTGCATGACTTGAAAAAGGAAGATGCTCTTGCAAGTAGTGATGATGGGAGTTGCAGTTTGAAACATTTTGACATAACTCAAGATCCATCAGACCACTATTTTATTGGTGCAAATGGACAG AGTAACAACAGAAAATGGTTAAAGAAAGTGCAACAAGATTGGAACATACTGCAGAATAACCTTCCTG AGGAAATCTATGTACGAGTTTACGAAGATAGAATGGATCTCTTGAGAGCAGTTATTGTAGGGCCATATGGAACCCCTTACCAAGATGGActctttttctttgattttcacCTTCCGCCAGAATACCCTGATGTTCCACCG TCTGCATACTATCATTCTGGTGGCTGGCGAATTAACCCTAATTTGTATGAGGAAGGGAAGGTTTGCCTTAGCCTTCTGAATACATGGACAGGCAGAGGAAATGAAGTATGGGATCCAAAATCCTCTAGCATACTTCAAGTCCTGGTTTCACTTCAAGGTTTAGTACTCAATTCTAAGCCTTACTTCAATGAAGCTGGGTATGATAAGCAGATTGGGACAGCCGAAGGAGAGAAGAATTCATTGTCATACAATGAGAATACCTTTTTACTTAACTGCAAGACTATGATGTATCTTATGAGGAAACCTCCCAAG GATTTTGAAGTGCTTGTCAAAGAACATTTTAGGAGAAGGGGCCATAACATCCTTAAGGCTTGTGATGCATATATGAAAGGTTGCTTGATTGGCTCTTTGACTAGAGATGCCTCCGTAAGTGAAAAAAGCGGTCAGAATTCAACCTCTGTGGGTTTCAAGTTGATGTTAGCCAAGATAGTGCCAAAGCTTTTCTCGTCACTTAGTGAGGTTGGAGCTGATTGCGAGGAATTTAGGCATCTCAAAGATTTGTAG